TATTCTAGTTCATGATAAACATCTACCATCAAAGCTAAGTCTATACTTTCTGGAAGTAAATTCGGCGAAGTAAGATTAGCTAAAATAGGCTGTACATTAGTAATATTTTTCTCCTGCTTGAAAAAATCAATAATTTCTAGCATTTCTGGTTGAATATCTACTGCTAAAACTTTTCCTTTTGTCACGTACGGAGCAATCATAAAGCTAAAATAGCCTGTTCCTGCTCCAATATCCGCCACGACATCAGTTAATTTAAGGTTGAGAGCTTTAACTACTAAAGAAGGCTTTTCTTCAACTTCGCGAGTAGGTCTTTCTAACCATCCTGCGCCCTGATGCCCCATAACTTGAGCAATTTCTCTACCTAAATAAAACTTGCCAATACCATCAGGGTTATGAATTGTTCGT
The DNA window shown above is from Oculatellaceae cyanobacterium and carries:
- a CDS encoding class I SAM-dependent methyltransferase; the protein is MKEIIANKLKTYFLQVGILIVLVTLGLIVPSVTDKAFAIAQSNYIYQERTIHNPDGIGKFYLGREIAQVMGHQGAGWLERPTREVEEKPSLVVKALNLKLTDVVADIGAGTGYFSFMIAPYVTKGKVLAVDIQPEMLEIIDFFKQEKNITNVQPILANLTSPNLLPESIDLALMVDVYHELEYPYEMMDEVVKALKPNGRVVLVEYRKENPFILIKGLHKMTVKQIKKEMSAVGLVWQETQEFLPQQHFIVFQKDKRDR